The nucleotide sequence TGGATCAGCCAGACGAAAGCGGCAATCAACAATGACTAAATTGGGATTATTCAAGTTATCAGCGAGCCACTGAGCAGATACAATTGACTGAAATTCATTCATAATTTTTTTGTACTTCGCTAACTAAAAATTGCTTTGTGATGATCAAACAATTGCGATTTTGCTCAGTTCGGATATAACTTAAGCGATCAGCAATTTGTTGTAAAATACGGAGTCCTTGTCCATGCCCAGACCAGCGATTATCTTGGGTCAAATTTTTCTCGATAAATCCTTCTAAGTCAAAAGGTTTTCCCGAATCCCAAATTCGGATCTCGATCTCCTGTTGAGTTAAAGTAATCTCAATGTCGATCAAAATATTAGAAGATAATCCTTTATGGGCATGGCGTACAGCATTAGTAAAGCCTTCAGCTAGAGCGAGTTGACACTGTAACCAATCTTTTCTGGGAATCCAAGGTTGATTAATTTGCTCGAAATCAGATAAGACTTGATCTAACGCTTTGAGGTCGCTTTTCACCTTAAAAGAAACTTTCAACTGTTTCAAGCCTCTTAAATTTCTTCGAGACCGCCTCGATCGGTTCTAGAAGAACTATTTTTGGCGGTTTGGTGTTGACATCAGGCGGGGCTGCCTTAACATTAGGATAAGGACCCGGTCAGGTCTTGGATGACGAAGATCCGCACTCGACGGGTTCCGCGCTGAACGGCTTATAGTCATTATCTCATTGTCTTTGAAGATTTCTAACGGCACTCATCTACACAAACAACAAGACTAACTACACTACACAGGCAACTAAAATTTTAATGGGTTATGGCTCAAATCTTAATTATTGACGACGATCTGGCAATTCAAAAACTCCTCAGCAAATCGCTCATGCGTAGTCAGTACCAAGTGATTGTGGCCAGTAATGGTAATGAAGGCTTAGAAAAAGCTCTACAATATTGTCCGGCTTTGATTATCTGTGACTGGCTGATGCCTGGCCTCGATGGACTTGAAGTCTGTCGTCAGATTAAAGCGACTCCTAAATTATCGACGACTTTTTTTATTTTGCTTACGGCACAGGGATCACTGAATGATCGAATTATGGGGTTAGATGCCGGAGCCGATGATTTTTTGTGTAAACCGATTGAAATTAATGAGTTACAAGCACGTGTTAGAGCCGGCTTAAGATTACATCAACTCAGCCATGACCTACAACAGCAAAAACAGTTGCTAGAAGATGAACTCACTGAAGCGGCTAACTATGTTTGTTCTATTTTACCTGAACCCATAACCACCCCCAACTTGAGCATTGATTTTCGGTTTATTCCTTCTCTTCAACTCGGTGGAGATAGTTTAGATTTTTTTTGGCTCGATGAGGAGCATTTGGTTATTTATTTACTTGATGTGTCCGGTCATGGGTTGCGAGCGGCTTTACCTTCTTTATCGGTGATTAATTTAATCCGATATCAAGGCTTAAATCAGGTTGATTATTATCAGCCTATTCAGGTTTTAACTGCCTTAAATAAAACTTTTCAAATGAACCAACGTAATGATAAATATTTGACAATTTGGTATGGGGTTTATCATCAAACTAGCGGTTATTTGACTTATGCTAGTGCGGGACATCCTCCGGCTATTTTGCTATCCTATTCTTCTCAGGGGAAGGTTTGTAAGCAAC is from Gloeothece verrucosa PCC 7822 and encodes:
- a CDS encoding ATP-binding protein, which translates into the protein MKVSFKVKSDLKALDQVLSDFEQINQPWIPRKDWLQCQLALAEGFTNAVRHAHKGLSSNILIDIEITLTQQEIEIRIWDSGKPFDLEGFIEKNLTQDNRWSGHGQGLRILQQIADRLSYIRTEQNRNCLIITKQFLVSEVQKNYE
- a CDS encoding PP2C family protein-serine/threonine phosphatase is translated as MAQILIIDDDLAIQKLLSKSLMRSQYQVIVASNGNEGLEKALQYCPALIICDWLMPGLDGLEVCRQIKATPKLSTTFFILLTAQGSLNDRIMGLDAGADDFLCKPIEINELQARVRAGLRLHQLSHDLQQQKQLLEDELTEAANYVCSILPEPITTPNLSIDFRFIPSLQLGGDSLDFFWLDEEHLVIYLLDVSGHGLRAALPSLSVINLIRYQGLNQVDYYQPIQVLTALNKTFQMNQRNDKYLTIWYGVYHQTSGYLTYASAGHPPAILLSYSSQGKVCKQHLRTTGLPIGMFAESRYEQSVCQIPSGSSLYLFSDGIYEIQQKDGQIWGLENFLQFLNNFHTYSLPSLDQLIKAIQYFHQNTHFQDDFSIIQINFFKD